In one window of Desulfonatronovibrio magnus DNA:
- a CDS encoding tyrosine-type recombinase/integrase → MGKMQRVDPKRWSGVYKYDLQSKDITYYISFKDGENRLRWEKVGLKSEGITPQIAAEIRAERLRNIRHGDEVKTTKEVKRERAQKNKPVQDIAKTYFEEKKDTLKGYVTDKNRYDLHLDPVVGKMPVSKITMLTIAQIKKNMKGKSDGTVWNTLELLRRLTNYGHKVGMSPKLSFTIEMPKRDNEVVEYLNEDQLKSFLTVLEGWPYKPVARMLKLAMFTGMRRGEIFRLQDHDLDFTQEIITLREPKGGKTEYIPMSEPVKDILLDQIKWRDEKKSGAPYIFPGKNGGMATDCSAADRIKEKAGLPESWRPFHGLRHHFAVTLANSGQVGLDMIQELLCHKSQAMTKRYGQFLPQTKKAAANVAADLLQPKQKDNVIELKKVVEK, encoded by the coding sequence ATGGGCAAAATGCAAAGGGTTGATCCGAAAAGATGGTCTGGGGTTTATAAGTATGATCTTCAATCAAAAGACATTACCTATTACATTTCGTTTAAGGATGGGGAAAACCGTCTGCGCTGGGAAAAGGTCGGCCTCAAGTCTGAAGGCATTACTCCACAGATTGCAGCAGAAATCCGGGCAGAACGTCTGCGGAATATCCGTCACGGGGATGAGGTCAAGACCACCAAGGAAGTCAAGCGTGAGCGAGCCCAGAAGAATAAACCTGTCCAGGACATTGCCAAAACTTACTTTGAGGAAAAAAAGGACACGCTCAAAGGATATGTCACTGACAAGAACAGGTATGATCTGCATCTTGATCCTGTTGTGGGGAAAATGCCTGTTTCAAAAATCACCATGCTGACCATTGCCCAGATCAAGAAAAACATGAAAGGCAAATCAGACGGGACTGTATGGAATACCTTAGAGCTTCTCCGGCGGCTGACAAATTATGGTCACAAGGTAGGCATGTCTCCAAAGTTATCATTTACAATCGAGATGCCCAAGCGGGACAATGAAGTTGTTGAATATTTGAATGAGGATCAGCTTAAAAGCTTTCTCACGGTTCTGGAAGGTTGGCCTTACAAGCCAGTAGCCAGGATGCTGAAACTTGCAATGTTCACTGGCATGAGGCGTGGTGAAATATTCAGATTGCAGGATCATGATCTGGACTTCACCCAAGAGATCATCACACTGAGAGAGCCGAAAGGGGGCAAGACCGAGTACATACCCATGAGCGAGCCGGTCAAGGATATTCTCCTGGATCAGATAAAATGGCGCGATGAGAAAAAGTCTGGAGCTCCCTATATCTTCCCCGGGAAAAACGGCGGCATGGCAACGGACTGTTCAGCAGCAGACCGGATCAAAGAAAAAGCTGGGCTCCCTGAGTCGTGGAGGCCCTTTCATGGGTTGAGACATCACTTTGCTGTTACCCTGGCCAATTCCGGGCAAGTGGGCCTTGATATGATCCAGGAGCTTCTTTGTCATAAGTCCCAGGCCATGACGAAAAGGTATGGACAGTTTCTCCCACAGACCAAGAAAGCAGCGGCGAACGTGGCAGCGGATCTCTTGCAGCCGAAACAGAAAGATAATGTTATTGAGCTCAAAAAGGTGGTGGAAAAATGA